GATGCGCGCTGCGTTCGATTACGAGAAGCTCCGCTTGCTTTTGGAACGTCGAGCGGACATCAACGCGCAATCGACGCTGGGCAATACCGCGTTGATGCTCGCTGCCCGTCCGGCAAATTCCCATCGTGCGGTCGAACTGCTGCTCGCGCACGGCGCGAACCCCAATGCCACGAACAATTGGGGCGCCACGGCCTTGATGGCGGCGGCGGCCAGCGGCGACGACACCTCTGTCCGCCTGCTGCTGAAGCATGGCGCCAACGCGAATGCCCAACCCGTCGTTGATCATGTGGCTTTTATCTTTGGCGGCGGCCGTAGCGCGCTGATGTGGGCCGCCTACCGTGGCAACACCGCGATCATGAAACAGCTGATTGACGCTGGCGCGGACGTTAACGGGGAAGGATTCCTCGGCACACCGCTGTCGCAAACCGCGTGGGCCAACCACACGGAGGCGGCGCGGTTCCTGATCGATCGCGGCGCGCAAGTGAATCAGGCCGGGCACGGCGATGGCTACACGCCGTTGCACTGGGCGGCCTCGTCAGAACAGCGCGACGCCTCGCTCGTGAAACTCCTGCTCAGTCGCGGTGCCGACCCCAATCTCGGCGGCGGTGAGAATGTGGACGCGTTCATGAGCGTACCGCAAACACCATTGATGCTGGCCCGGCGGCGCGGGGAGACGCCGATTCTCGCGGCGCTGCTGGCTGCCGGCGCCACCAATGAAACCCCGGACCGCCTGCCTTCGCTGGCGGCGCCGGCCCGCGCTCTTCCAGATCGACTCGACAGCGCGACCTTGCGTTCGGCGATCGGCCGTGCGCTGCCGCCACTTCAAGAAAGCTCGTTGCAATCCAAGCAAGCCTTCGTGAATCACGCCTCGCACCAGGACTGCATCTCCTGTCACCAGCAATCCCTGCCGCTGGCCGCGATTGGTTTCGCGAAACGACAACAGGTCAAGGTGGACACCGACGCCGAGCGGCAACTGGAGGAACTAATGCACAAAGGCGAACTGAAGAACATCGAAGCCGACTGGCAGGCGCTCTTTCACCCTGACCCGGTGCAGACCAAGGGTTACTCACTTTTTGGTTATGCGGCGGACGGACTACCCGCCGATGAATTCACCGATTCCTGGGTGCATCATCTGTCCGCGATTCAAGGTGAGGACGGACGATGGTTCAACAATCTGCCCCGGCCTCCCCTTCAAACCGGCGACATCGGCGCCACGGCGCTCGCCATCCATGCGCTGCAGCGCTATCCGCTGCCCGGACGCAAAGCCGAATTCGCAAAACGCGTCGAGCGCGCACGCCAATGGTTGTGGTCGGTGAAACCGGAGAACAACAGCGGCCGCGTATTCCAGATTCTCGGGCTGGCCTGGGCCGGCGAACCGGCGCGCCGACTGCAACCGCTGGCCAAAGCCCTGCTCGCCGAGCAACACAGTGACGGCGGCTGGTCGCAATTGCCAACGCTCAAGAGCGACGCCTTCGCCACCGGACAAAGCGTGTACGCGTTGCGCATCGGGGCGGGAATTGCCGGTTCGCATCCCGCTCTTGACCACGCCCGGCGATACCTGCTCCAGACCCAGCTCGACGACGGCACATGGTTTGTTCGTCGCCGCGCGTTTCCTTTCCAACCGACGATGAAGAGTGGCTTCCCGCATGGCCGGGACTCGTGGATCTCCGCCGCCGCGACGAGTTGGGCGGTGCTGGCCTTGAGTCTCCCGGAAGAAACCAAAGTCACAGCCAGTGCGACGGACGCCGTCGCGCGCCGCTGATCGCCGAGTATCGCAAAACCCGACTTGCTCCAAATAAACATCCCGGTTAATATTTCCACCATGAGCACGGCGACAGAAATTGAAACCGCCATTCGCAACCTTCCGACATCGGAAGCGCGCGCCGTCGCAAAATGGCTGCACGAGTATCTCGTTCGTGAGGTTGACACGCCGCTGCCGCTCGCCGGAGACGCCTTGGCCAAATGGCGCGGACGCGGGCGGCTGCCAGTTGGCCGCAACGCCGACGCCTACCTGCAAGTGACTCGCGATGGCAACGGCAGTTGACACCTCGGTGTTGCTTGATGTGCTGCTGGCAGACCCACTGCACGCGGCACGCTCGGAAGCTGCTCTGCGCAATGCTTCATCCCGAAGGTGGTTTGATCGTTTGCGAAATAGTCGTTGCCGAAATTGTTCCTGTGCTCACGCCTGCTTCCGTCCAGGAGTTTCTCGCCGACTGGCACCTCGCTTTTCTTCCTTCATCCGCAGAAAGCTCCGTGCTTGCGGGACGCATGTTTCATCGTTATTTGGAGCGCGGCGGCAAACGCGGCCGGGTCGTGCCGGACTTCCTTGTTGCCGCCCACGCGCAACTTCATGCCGACGGTCTTTTAGCCCGCGACCGGGGTTATTACCGGGATTATTTTCAAGACCTGAAACTTCTTGATCCGAGCCGCCCGGCATAAACTCGCCGCCATTGCCACGCCGAAACGGAGTCAAGGCGGGAGACGCAGATCGGAGAGGTTGACGCGAATTTCACGAATCTCCGCCAATTTCCAGAACTGAAAGTCACTAAGATAAAATCCCATAATTTCAACCGTGGCTAAACTGTCTAAATAAATTCTCCAAGTCTCCTTGGTTGACTGGATTTCCCGCAATCTAGACCAGCGCCTCGCTGCAAACGATTCTCGGGACTGGTCGACCTGTGGGATGGAGGCTTCGCCGGTCAAGCCAGTCACGGAGATTATGCTGGTCGTAAATGC
The Verrucomicrobiota bacterium DNA segment above includes these coding regions:
- a CDS encoding ankyrin repeat domain-containing protein, translated to MRTIQSILSLAVLSLCGGLLHTEAAPVGQPSITPEFSAVLRSGDVRRLRDALDHGSPANARDAQGNTPLMLAAVYADSACVKLLLDRGAEVNVSNAAGATPLMRAAFDYEKLRLLLERRADINAQSTLGNTALMLAARPANSHRAVELLLAHGANPNATNNWGATALMAAAASGDDTSVRLLLKHGANANAQPVVDHVAFIFGGGRSALMWAAYRGNTAIMKQLIDAGADVNGEGFLGTPLSQTAWANHTEAARFLIDRGAQVNQAGHGDGYTPLHWAASSEQRDASLVKLLLSRGADPNLGGGENVDAFMSVPQTPLMLARRRGETPILAALLAAGATNETPDRLPSLAAPARALPDRLDSATLRSAIGRALPPLQESSLQSKQAFVNHASHQDCISCHQQSLPLAAIGFAKRQQVKVDTDAERQLEELMHKGELKNIEADWQALFHPDPVQTKGYSLFGYAADGLPADEFTDSWVHHLSAIQGEDGRWFNNLPRPPLQTGDIGATALAIHALQRYPLPGRKAEFAKRVERARQWLWSVKPENNSGRVFQILGLAWAGEPARRLQPLAKALLAEQHSDGGWSQLPTLKSDAFATGQSVYALRIGAGIAGSHPALDHARRYLLQTQLDDGTWFVRRRAFPFQPTMKSGFPHGRDSWISAAATSWAVLALSLPEETKVTASATDAVARR
- a CDS encoding type II toxin-antitoxin system VapC family toxin, with translation MLHPEGGLIVCEIVVAEIVPVLTPASVQEFLADWHLAFLPSSAESSVLAGRMFHRYLERGGKRGRVVPDFLVAAHAQLHADGLLARDRGYYRDYFQDLKLLDPSRPA